Proteins from a single region of Pseudomonas sp. 10S4:
- a CDS encoding phage holin family protein: MSIGESGSSATGTSATTRRLGAAFLGLLHSHVELFGIELQEQKARTVSLLLFAGLALVFALLLLVGLSTLVMILFWDTYRLAAIIGLCVFYTLAAIFCGMRLKAAVFDESSPFHGTLEELANDRERLLP; encoded by the coding sequence ATGTCTATCGGCGAATCCGGCTCGTCCGCGACGGGCACCAGCGCTACAACGCGGCGCCTGGGTGCCGCATTTCTAGGGTTGCTGCACAGCCATGTCGAACTGTTCGGCATCGAATTGCAGGAACAGAAAGCACGCACCGTCAGCCTGTTGCTGTTTGCAGGCCTGGCGCTGGTCTTTGCCTTGCTGTTGCTGGTGGGGTTATCGACGCTGGTGATGATCCTGTTTTGGGACACCTACCGCCTGGCCGCGATCATTGGGCTTTGCGTGTTCTACACCCTGGCTGCGATATTTTGCGGGATGCGGCTCAAGGCTGCGGTCTTCGATGAGTCCTCACCCTTCCATGGCACCTTGGAAGAATTGGCCAACGACCGGGAGCGCCTGCTGCCATGA
- a CDS encoding EAL domain-containing protein, giving the protein MIDGQPLACFQPFIDTATGRIAGVEALGRLRQADGQLTSVGPLFADPRTPAIALRRLDRQIRDNALSRLHEAPADWFLSLNMSPRWISRLRPDQALPSLKQLARHSVDPQRIVFEITELGGDSQRLAEVVARYRQAGARIAIDDFGAGYSQLDRVLALQPDILKLDMRLFQAAALGGPSSEVVKALAQMAEKTGCWIIAEGVETEAQLNFALECGSRYVQGFLFARAQTGFFATDAFVEQFAQLRQRYVQRKLTERGRLMIMRRQLTELMAILQDWAQARAPLSALPQLDAFPWLLRFYQCDRHGTQLTPNLEWRNNCWEADNRYLGHNWSWRPYFYHLLAEGWDERRLTLSNTYRDATSNQYCLTAGQFFDNGERLLLIDIDAAGL; this is encoded by the coding sequence GTGATCGACGGGCAACCGCTCGCCTGCTTTCAGCCGTTCATCGATACCGCCACTGGCCGTATCGCCGGCGTCGAGGCACTGGGTCGACTGCGTCAGGCCGATGGTCAATTGACCTCTGTGGGACCGTTGTTCGCCGACCCGCGAACCCCGGCCATCGCCCTGCGCCGTCTCGACCGACAGATCCGCGATAACGCCCTGAGTCGTTTGCACGAGGCCCCTGCGGACTGGTTTCTGAGCCTGAACATGTCACCACGCTGGATCAGCCGCCTGCGCCCGGACCAAGCTTTGCCAAGTCTCAAGCAATTGGCCAGGCATAGCGTCGATCCGCAACGCATTGTCTTCGAGATCACTGAACTGGGGGGCGACAGCCAACGTCTGGCCGAAGTGGTCGCGCGCTACCGACAGGCCGGCGCACGGATTGCGATCGATGACTTCGGTGCCGGTTACTCCCAACTCGATCGTGTGCTGGCCCTGCAACCGGACATTCTCAAGCTCGACATGCGCCTGTTTCAGGCCGCCGCCTTGGGCGGGCCGAGCAGCGAAGTGGTCAAGGCCCTGGCGCAAATGGCCGAGAAAACCGGGTGCTGGATCATCGCCGAAGGGGTGGAAACCGAGGCCCAGCTTAATTTCGCCCTGGAGTGCGGTTCACGCTATGTGCAGGGGTTTCTGTTCGCCCGGGCGCAAACCGGTTTCTTTGCCACCGATGCCTTTGTCGAACAGTTCGCGCAACTGCGCCAACGTTATGTTCAGCGCAAGCTGACGGAACGTGGCCGGCTGATGATCATGCGCCGGCAACTCACCGAGCTGATGGCCATCCTGCAAGACTGGGCTCAGGCCCGCGCGCCCCTCAGCGCTTTACCGCAACTGGATGCTTTTCCCTGGCTGTTGCGCTTCTACCAATGCGACCGTCACGGCACGCAACTGACGCCCAACCTTGAATGGCGCAACAACTGTTGGGAGGCCGACAACCGCTACCTGGGCCACAACTGGTCATGGCGCCCGTACTTCTATCACCTGCTGGCCGAAGGTTGGGATGAGCGTCGGCTAACCCTTTCCAATACCTACCGCGACGCCACCAGCAATCAGTATTGCCTGACGGCGGGACAGTTTTTCGACAATGGCGAGCGACTGCTGCTCATCGATATCGACGCCGCCGGGTTGTAG
- a CDS encoding deoxyguanosinetriphosphate triphosphohydrolase encodes MDWQTLLTRERLGKPLHSPEELGRSPFHKDHDRIIFSGAFRRLGRKTQVHPVSSNDHIHTRLTHSLEVSCVGRSLGMRVGETIRNALPDWCEPSDLGMVVQSACLAHDIGNPPFGHSGEDAIRHWFQQAAGRGWLDAMSEVERNDFLNFEGNAQGFRVLTQLEYHQFDGGTRLTYATLGTYLKYPWTAKHADSLGYKKHKFGCYQSELPLLEQIAHKLGLPQLEDQRWARHPLVYLMEAADDICYALIDLEDGLEMDLLEYAEVESLLLDLVGDDIPETYRLLGPQDSRRRKLAILRGKAIEHLTNAAARAFVEQQDALLAGTLPGDLVEHMHGPAKRCVLNAKDMARKKIFQDKRKTLHEIGAYTTLEILLNAFCGAALEQHNGRTPSFKSRRVLDLLGINAPDPHGPLHTSFLRMIDFIAGMTDSYASEMAQEMTGRSVHG; translated from the coding sequence TTGGATTGGCAAACCCTGCTCACCCGAGAACGCCTCGGAAAGCCGCTGCACAGCCCGGAAGAACTCGGCCGCAGCCCTTTTCACAAAGACCACGACCGCATCATTTTCTCCGGCGCATTCCGCCGCCTGGGGCGCAAGACTCAGGTCCATCCGGTCTCCAGCAACGATCACATCCACACGCGTCTGACCCACTCACTGGAAGTCAGTTGCGTCGGCCGCTCCCTTGGGATGCGCGTCGGCGAAACCATCCGCAACGCCCTGCCCGACTGGTGCGAACCGAGCGACCTGGGCATGGTCGTGCAATCGGCTTGCCTGGCCCATGACATCGGCAATCCACCCTTCGGTCACTCCGGCGAAGATGCGATCCGTCACTGGTTCCAGCAAGCCGCCGGGCGTGGCTGGCTGGATGCAATGAGCGAGGTCGAACGCAACGACTTCCTCAACTTCGAAGGCAATGCCCAAGGCTTCCGCGTGCTCACGCAACTGGAGTATCACCAGTTCGACGGCGGTACCCGGCTGACCTACGCCACCCTCGGCACTTATCTGAAATACCCGTGGACAGCCAAGCACGCCGATTCTCTGGGCTATAAGAAGCACAAGTTCGGCTGCTATCAGAGCGAACTGCCGCTGCTGGAACAGATCGCGCACAAACTTGGCCTGCCGCAACTGGAAGACCAGCGCTGGGCCCGTCATCCGCTGGTGTACCTGATGGAAGCGGCCGATGACATTTGCTACGCGCTGATCGACCTTGAAGATGGCCTGGAGATGGACCTGCTGGAATACGCCGAAGTCGAATCCCTGCTGCTGGACCTGGTGGGCGACGATATACCGGAAACCTATCGCCTGCTCGGCCCACAGGATTCGCGCCGACGCAAACTGGCGATCCTGCGGGGCAAGGCCATCGAACACCTGACCAACGCGGCCGCGCGGGCCTTCGTCGAGCAACAGGACGCGTTGCTGGCCGGCACATTGCCGGGCGACCTGGTGGAGCACATGCACGGCCCGGCCAAGCGCTGCGTGCTGAATGCCAAGGACATGGCGCGTAAAAAGATCTTCCAGGACAAGCGCAAGACGCTGCATGAAATCGGCGCCTACACCACCCTGGAAATCCTGCTCAACGCCTTCTGCGGCGCTGCACTGGAACAGCACAACGGTCGCACACCGTCCTTCAAGAGCCGCCGCGTACTCGACCTGTTGGGTATCAACGCGCCCGATCCCCATGGCCCGCTGCATACATCGTTCCTGCGCATGATTGATTTCATCGCCGGCATGACCGACAGCTATGCCAGCGAAATGGCCCAGGAAATGACCGGCCGCTCGGTCCACGGATAA
- a CDS encoding response regulator transcription factor produces MNSVFIVDDHPVIRLAVRMLLEHEGYKVVGETDNGVDAMQMVRECMPDLIILDISIPKLDGLEVLARFNAMSTPLKTLVLTAQCPTLFGIRCMQSGASGYVCKQEDLSELVSAIKAVLSGYNYFPSQALNPVRPDDARYAELELFKSVNDRELMVLQLFAQGRTNKEIAKGMFLSNKTVSTYKKRLMQKLKAKSLVELIEMAKRNALV; encoded by the coding sequence ATGAACTCCGTTTTTATTGTCGACGATCACCCCGTCATCCGGCTTGCTGTCCGGATGCTGCTGGAGCATGAGGGTTATAAAGTCGTGGGCGAAACCGATAATGGGGTCGATGCCATGCAGATGGTTCGCGAATGCATGCCTGATTTGATCATTCTCGATATCAGTATTCCCAAACTCGACGGACTGGAAGTACTCGCTCGTTTCAATGCCATGAGCACACCGTTGAAAACACTGGTACTGACAGCACAATGCCCAACACTTTTCGGCATTCGCTGCATGCAATCCGGGGCCTCGGGGTATGTGTGCAAACAAGAAGATCTCAGTGAACTGGTAAGCGCCATCAAGGCTGTACTTTCCGGTTACAACTACTTCCCCAGCCAGGCCTTGAACCCCGTGCGCCCGGATGACGCAAGGTATGCAGAACTTGAGCTGTTCAAGTCAGTCAACGACCGTGAATTGATGGTATTGCAACTGTTCGCCCAAGGGCGCACCAACAAGGAAATCGCCAAAGGCATGTTCCTGAGCAACAAGACTGTCAGCACTTACAAGAAACGACTCATGCAAAAACTCAAGGCCAAATCCCTGGTAGAACTCATCGAGATGGCAAAACGTAACGCGTTAGTGTGA
- a CDS encoding HD domain-containing phosphohydrolase, whose translation MPSPLRPDQRRFPLHVHISVMFTFLLLLTGVVLGIFNYRQTTQIILSSSEKLFNRIEQDVRLDLQTTYEPIRHLLSLLADLPATQAPALEPRLALLKPFSQSLKDNPDLASLYLGYGNGDFFMVRPLRTDALKTLLKAPDTAAYQVWSIERHDSANQVVSQSLFYDQALNLISRQDVSDENYDPRTRAWFTSARADADQITTEPYIFFSTHNVGTTLARRSGDGAVMGADLTLAELSATLAKHVVTPSTEIVLFDAQGNAIAYPDASKLIIDDQSARLSKAADLSPGLGALLANSPAGNRLEVDGRQWIFARSSMQEGGPQGLQLALLVPEDELLVDAYRMRWQGALITLATLLLCLPLGWLTSRILVNPLHALVKEADAIRSFDFNFPVSRRSPVLEVDQLSVSMARMKDTLGSFFQITDSLCAETRFAPLLQRVLFETVKIAQAQAGLIYLREGDGDRIEPHGLVINGLSQALPSFDIQGHELQNPQNPAWLQRLANTENVVASLGFEQAGDLQKVLLAMESPRVHLIGIRLRNRHNETVGLLVLLLADSGSQSDLEKLRPDRIAFLQAVSGAAAVSIDSQRLQAKQKQLLDSFIQLLAGAIDAKSPYTGGHCQRVPALTLMLAQAAAASQAPAFSGYHPTEDEWEALHIAAWLHDCGKVTTPEYVVDKATKLETLNDRIHEIRTRFEVLKRDAWINYWQAIALGGDEQHLAELRNAVLAGLDDDFTFVARCNLGSEAMAEADLKRLNTIAQQTWTRTLDDRLGVSWEENRRQARTPASTLPVSEPLLADKPEQLFERAEGELIPADNPWGFKLDVPRYKYNRGELYNLSIPRGTLTREERYIINHHMVQTILMLSHLPFPGHLNNVAEIAGGHHEKMDGTGYPKQLKRDDMSLPARMMAIADIFEALTAADRPYKKAKSLSEALGIMATMCRDAHIDPQLFELFINEQIYRQYAEQFLDPKQIDTVDPASLLVRAGLI comes from the coding sequence ATGCCCAGCCCACTGCGCCCGGATCAACGCCGGTTTCCCCTGCACGTCCATATCAGCGTCATGTTCACGTTCCTGTTGTTACTGACCGGCGTGGTGCTGGGGATTTTCAATTACCGACAAACCACGCAGATCATTCTTTCCAGCAGTGAAAAGCTCTTCAATCGCATCGAGCAGGATGTACGCCTGGACCTGCAAACCACCTATGAACCCATTCGCCACCTACTAAGCCTGTTGGCCGATCTGCCGGCCACCCAGGCCCCGGCTCTTGAACCACGGCTGGCATTGCTCAAGCCGTTCAGCCAATCGCTCAAGGACAACCCCGACCTGGCTTCGCTGTACCTGGGCTACGGCAATGGCGATTTCTTCATGGTTCGGCCGCTGCGCACCGATGCCCTCAAGACGCTCCTCAAGGCCCCGGATACCGCGGCCTATCAGGTCTGGAGCATCGAGCGTCACGACAGCGCCAATCAGGTCGTTTCCCAATCCTTGTTCTACGATCAGGCCCTGAACCTCATCAGCCGCCAGGACGTGTCCGACGAAAACTACGACCCTCGGACCCGCGCCTGGTTTACCAGCGCTCGTGCGGATGCAGACCAGATCACCACCGAACCCTATATCTTTTTCTCCACCCACAACGTCGGCACCACTCTGGCTCGACGCAGCGGCGACGGCGCGGTGATGGGCGCCGACCTGACCCTGGCCGAACTCTCCGCAACCCTGGCCAAACACGTCGTCACCCCCAGTACCGAAATCGTCCTGTTCGATGCCCAAGGCAATGCCATTGCCTACCCGGACGCCAGCAAACTGATCATCGACGACCAGAGCGCCCGCCTCAGCAAAGCTGCGGACCTGAGCCCTGGCCTCGGCGCGCTGCTCGCCAATTCGCCAGCAGGCAATCGCCTGGAGGTTGACGGCCGGCAGTGGATCTTTGCCCGCAGCAGCATGCAGGAAGGTGGCCCCCAGGGCTTGCAATTGGCACTGCTGGTGCCTGAAGACGAGTTACTCGTCGATGCCTATCGCATGCGCTGGCAAGGCGCTCTGATCACCCTGGCCACTTTGCTGCTGTGCCTGCCGCTGGGCTGGCTGACGTCGCGAATTCTGGTCAATCCCCTGCATGCCTTGGTGAAGGAAGCCGATGCAATTCGCAGTTTCGATTTCAACTTTCCGGTGAGCCGCCGCTCGCCAGTGCTGGAAGTCGATCAGTTGAGCGTGTCGATGGCGCGGATGAAGGACACCCTGGGGAGTTTTTTCCAGATCACCGACAGCCTGTGTGCCGAAACCCGCTTCGCGCCGTTGCTGCAGCGAGTGCTGTTTGAAACGGTAAAAATCGCCCAGGCCCAGGCCGGTCTGATCTACCTGCGCGAAGGCGACGGTGATCGAATTGAACCCCATGGCCTGGTCATCAATGGCCTGTCCCAGGCCTTGCCGTCGTTTGATATTCAAGGGCATGAACTGCAAAACCCACAGAACCCAGCGTGGTTACAACGGCTGGCGAATACCGAGAACGTGGTTGCCAGCCTGGGTTTCGAACAGGCCGGGGATTTGCAGAAGGTGCTGCTCGCGATGGAGAGCCCGCGGGTGCACCTGATCGGTATTCGATTGCGCAACCGGCATAACGAAACCGTGGGCTTGCTGGTTCTGCTGCTGGCCGACAGCGGCAGCCAAAGCGACCTGGAAAAACTTCGACCGGATCGCATTGCGTTTCTTCAAGCGGTGTCCGGCGCCGCAGCGGTGAGTATCGACAGCCAACGTCTGCAGGCGAAACAAAAACAACTGCTCGATTCCTTCATTCAACTGCTGGCCGGCGCGATCGACGCCAAGAGCCCCTACACCGGCGGCCATTGCCAGCGGGTGCCGGCGCTGACCCTGATGCTCGCCCAGGCGGCTGCGGCCAGTCAGGCCCCGGCCTTCAGCGGCTACCATCCCACCGAAGATGAGTGGGAAGCCTTGCACATTGCGGCCTGGCTTCACGATTGCGGCAAGGTCACAACGCCCGAGTATGTGGTCGACAAGGCCACCAAACTGGAAACCCTGAACGATCGCATCCACGAAATTCGAACCCGCTTCGAAGTGCTCAAGCGCGATGCCTGGATCAACTATTGGCAGGCCATCGCCCTGGGTGGCGACGAGCAGCACCTGGCCGAACTACGCAATGCCGTGCTGGCGGGGCTGGACGATGACTTCACCTTTGTCGCCCGCTGCAATCTGGGCAGCGAAGCCATGGCCGAAGCCGACCTCAAGCGCCTGAACACCATCGCTCAACAGACCTGGACCCGAACCCTGGATGATCGACTGGGGGTTTCCTGGGAAGAGAACCGTCGTCAGGCGCGCACCCCGGCGTCGACACTGCCGGTCAGTGAACCGCTGCTGGCGGACAAACCCGAGCAACTGTTCGAACGCGCCGAAGGCGAACTGATCCCGGCCGACAATCCCTGGGGCTTCAAACTTGATGTGCCGCGCTACAAATACAATCGCGGCGAGCTCTACAACCTGAGCATTCCCCGGGGCACCCTGACACGCGAAGAGCGCTACATCATCAATCACCACATGGTGCAGACGATCCTGATGCTCAGCCACCTGCCCTTTCCAGGCCATCTCAACAACGTTGCCGAGATCGCGGGCGGCCACCATGAAAAAATGGACGGCACCGGTTATCCCAAACAGTTGAAGCGCGACGACATGAGCCTGCCGGCTCGGATGATGGCAATTGCCGATATTTTCGAGGCGCTGACGGCGGCAGATCGCCCCTACAAAAAGGCCAAGTCCTTGAGCGAAGCGTTGGGCATCATGGCCACGATGTGCCGTGACGCCCATATCGATCCGCAATTGTTCGAGCTGTTTATCAACGAACAGATTTACCGGCAGTACGCCGAGCAATTCCTCGATCCAAAACAGATCGACACCGTGGACCCGGCAAGCCTGCTGGTCAGGGCAGGCTTGATCTGA
- a CDS encoding GAF domain-containing protein, which yields MIDLQKSGQGLEGYGMLWAQLESLLADERDFIANAAQFSAFLFNQLDDLNWAGFYLNRNEELVLGPFQGQIACVRIPFGRGVCGAAAATLQTQLVEDVHAFPGHIACDSASNSELVVPLIKDGRLIGVLDLDSPKLARFTTDDQAGIEQLAAIFLRLTDC from the coding sequence ATGATCGATTTACAAAAGAGCGGCCAGGGCCTCGAAGGCTACGGCATGCTCTGGGCGCAGTTGGAGTCGCTGTTGGCGGACGAGCGGGATTTCATCGCCAACGCGGCGCAGTTTTCGGCGTTTCTGTTTAACCAGCTCGATGACCTGAACTGGGCCGGTTTTTACCTCAATCGCAACGAAGAACTGGTGCTTGGCCCATTCCAGGGTCAGATCGCCTGTGTGCGAATTCCGTTTGGCCGGGGCGTGTGCGGGGCTGCTGCGGCGACCTTGCAGACTCAACTCGTCGAAGACGTTCACGCGTTTCCAGGGCACATCGCCTGCGACAGCGCGTCGAACAGTGAGTTGGTGGTGCCCTTGATCAAGGACGGTCGACTGATCGGCGTATTGGATCTGGACAGCCCGAAACTGGCGCGTTTTACCACCGATGATCAGGCTGGCATCGAACAACTGGCAGCTATTTTCCTGCGACTGACTGATTGCTGA
- a CDS encoding ATP-binding protein — protein sequence MDSRLNAFLERADAVLARIEPLLPAPRQTIDWAHCLAARWQREGRSGFLLPLQVSLDTRLTDLIGVDRQVEQLGRNTQQFLDGMPANHALLWGSRGTGKSSLVRALLAEHAEAGLRLIEIERDHLADLPRIVEQIAKFPQRFVLFCDDLSFESGEGDYRVLKSVLDGSLEQAPDNVLLYATSNRRHLVPEKESDNENWKRVDGELHPSEAVEDKIALSDRFGLWLSFYPFTQEHFLNVVEHWIGQLADKAGLAWQRTEELDILAVRWATGRGNRNGRCAYQFARYWVGLKLLEHKA from the coding sequence GTGGATTCCCGATTGAATGCTTTTCTTGAACGCGCCGATGCCGTTCTGGCCCGAATCGAGCCGCTGTTGCCGGCACCGAGACAAACTATCGACTGGGCGCACTGCCTGGCCGCGCGCTGGCAGCGTGAGGGCCGCAGCGGTTTTCTGCTGCCGCTGCAAGTCAGCCTCGACACCCGTTTGACCGACTTGATCGGTGTCGACCGCCAGGTTGAACAACTGGGGCGCAACACCCAACAGTTCCTCGACGGCATGCCGGCCAACCACGCGTTGCTCTGGGGTTCGCGTGGCACCGGTAAATCGTCGCTGGTTCGCGCGTTGCTCGCCGAACACGCCGAGGCCGGTTTGCGCTTGATCGAGATCGAACGCGATCACCTGGCGGACTTGCCGCGTATCGTCGAGCAGATCGCCAAATTCCCTCAGCGTTTCGTGCTGTTCTGCGATGACCTGTCGTTCGAGTCGGGCGAGGGCGACTACCGCGTGCTCAAGAGCGTGCTCGACGGCTCCCTTGAACAGGCGCCGGACAATGTTCTGCTGTACGCCACTTCCAACCGTCGCCACCTGGTGCCGGAAAAGGAAAGCGACAACGAGAACTGGAAACGCGTTGATGGTGAGCTTCACCCAAGTGAGGCCGTCGAGGACAAGATTGCACTGTCGGATCGTTTCGGTCTGTGGCTGTCGTTCTATCCGTTTACCCAGGAACACTTCCTCAACGTCGTCGAGCACTGGATCGGGCAATTGGCCGACAAGGCCGGCCTGGCCTGGCAGCGCACTGAAGAGCTGGACATCCTCGCGGTCCGTTGGGCCACTGGCCGGGGTAATCGCAATGGACGTTGCGCCTATCAATTTGCTCGCTATTGGGTCGGGCTCAAGCTGTTGGAGCACAAGGCATGA
- a CDS encoding hybrid sensor histidine kinase/response regulator yields the protein MDIKFTHRLSYKQARLTVLVGFILGTLLSLVQIGIDYASEDASINREILSLLEISHNPASRIAYNIDAELAQELTMGLLRSPAIISAQLTDNNNTVLASVKRQGMESGYRVISDFLFGANRQFEDRLFLDHLPDESLGTLQLEVDTYSFGSRFLRRAEVTLLNGFARSLILTGILLALFYVMLTKPLVRVIRELSGRDPRSAEPTWLEYPAGHENDEIGVLVKVANQQFENIATEIQQRRNAENRLTDYLEQLENIVSARTAELKAINTRLSQSNEELEVARQTALDMAEARSAFLANMSHEIRTPLNGLLGMIALSLDGPLNAEQQQQLSIAHDSGKVLVELLNDILDLSKFDAGQLELEHIPFDLGSLIEDTANLLSQNAAPSVELACLIDPQFPALVLGDPTRVRQIVSNLLSNALKFTRFGRVDVRLSTFEDGVRIEVCDTGIGIAQDAQVKIFQPFTQAGAGITRQFGGTGLGLALTYNLCEAMQGRLTISSEAGFGSQFCADLPLPAHTRAIAPAPLQGKVIAITAASSGLAELLKGLLPLWGLEYQQRSIEDSLLGLEPDVLITDCPECLFGLRPTFTAPILLVTAYGSFMPSQEAAALAPLQQQARPLARNALYQTLRRVLQPDTTTINDARLDALTPQRRGRVLLVEDNPVNQLVAKGMLGKLGCEVIVAAHGAEALDQLELGEFDLVLMDCNMPVMDGYEASRHIRRSGRWPQLPIVALTANAMSEERERCRVAGMSDYLAKPFRREELAALLDQWIPARTAL from the coding sequence ATGGATATCAAGTTCACCCACCGGCTTTCTTACAAGCAAGCCCGGCTTACTGTGCTGGTCGGTTTCATATTGGGCACATTGCTCAGTCTGGTGCAAATAGGCATCGATTATGCCAGCGAAGACGCCTCCATCAACCGCGAAATACTGTCTTTGCTGGAAATCAGCCATAACCCGGCGTCACGTATCGCCTACAACATCGACGCCGAACTCGCCCAGGAATTGACCATGGGCTTGCTGCGCTCACCAGCGATCATCAGCGCGCAATTGACCGACAACAACAATACCGTGCTGGCCAGCGTCAAACGCCAGGGCATGGAAAGCGGTTATCGGGTGATCAGCGACTTCCTGTTCGGCGCCAACCGCCAGTTCGAAGATCGCCTCTTCCTCGACCACTTGCCCGACGAATCCCTCGGCACCCTGCAGCTGGAGGTCGACACCTATTCCTTCGGTAGCCGCTTCCTGCGCCGGGCCGAAGTGACATTGCTCAACGGTTTCGCCCGCAGCCTGATCCTGACCGGCATCCTGCTGGCGCTGTTTTACGTGATGCTGACCAAGCCACTGGTACGGGTCATCCGCGAACTCAGCGGCCGCGATCCACGTAGCGCGGAGCCGACATGGCTGGAGTACCCGGCGGGGCATGAAAACGATGAAATCGGTGTGCTGGTCAAAGTGGCCAATCAACAGTTCGAAAACATCGCCACGGAAATCCAGCAACGGCGCAATGCTGAAAACCGCCTGACCGACTACCTCGAGCAACTGGAAAATATAGTCTCGGCCCGCACCGCCGAACTCAAGGCCATCAACACCCGGCTCAGTCAGTCCAACGAAGAACTGGAAGTCGCCCGCCAAACGGCCCTGGACATGGCCGAAGCGCGCTCGGCGTTCCTGGCCAATATGAGCCATGAAATCCGCACGCCGCTCAACGGCCTGCTGGGAATGATCGCCCTCTCGCTCGACGGCCCGCTCAATGCCGAGCAACAGCAACAACTGTCCATCGCCCATGACTCGGGCAAAGTACTGGTGGAACTGCTCAACGATATTCTCGACCTGTCGAAATTCGATGCCGGCCAGCTGGAGCTCGAACACATTCCGTTCGACCTTGGCTCGCTGATCGAGGACACCGCCAACCTGCTGTCCCAGAATGCCGCGCCCAGCGTCGAACTGGCCTGCCTGATCGATCCGCAGTTTCCGGCGCTGGTACTGGGCGACCCGACCCGCGTCCGGCAGATTGTCAGCAACTTGCTGTCCAACGCCCTCAAATTCACCCGTTTCGGGCGGGTCGATGTGCGTCTTTCAACGTTCGAGGATGGTGTGCGCATTGAAGTGTGCGACACCGGCATCGGGATCGCCCAGGACGCGCAGGTCAAAATCTTCCAGCCCTTCACCCAGGCCGGCGCCGGCATTACCCGGCAATTCGGCGGCACCGGGCTGGGCCTGGCCCTGACGTACAACCTCTGCGAAGCCATGCAAGGACGGCTGACGATCAGTTCGGAAGCCGGGTTTGGCAGCCAGTTCTGCGCCGACCTGCCGCTGCCCGCCCACACCCGCGCCATTGCGCCTGCACCGCTGCAAGGCAAGGTCATAGCGATTACGGCAGCCAGCAGCGGCTTGGCGGAACTATTGAAAGGCCTGCTGCCTTTATGGGGGCTCGAATATCAGCAGCGCTCCATTGAAGATTCGTTGCTCGGCCTGGAACCCGATGTATTGATCACCGACTGCCCGGAATGCCTGTTTGGCCTGCGCCCTACGTTCACGGCGCCGATCCTGTTGGTGACGGCCTATGGCAGTTTCATGCCCAGCCAAGAAGCTGCCGCCTTGGCGCCCTTGCAGCAACAGGCGCGGCCATTGGCGCGCAACGCGCTGTACCAGACGCTACGACGAGTCTTGCAACCGGACACCACGACAATCAACGACGCCCGCCTCGACGCCCTCACCCCGCAACGCCGCGGTCGGGTGCTGCTGGTGGAGGACAACCCGGTCAATCAGTTGGTGGCCAAAGGCATGCTCGGCAAGCTCGGTTGCGAGGTGATTGTCGCCGCCCACGGCGCCGAAGCCCTGGATCAACTTGAGCTGGGGGAATTCGACCTGGTGCTGATGGACTGCAACATGCCGGTGATGGACGGCTATGAAGCCAGTCGGCACATCCGCCGCAGCGGGCGCTGGCCACAATTGCCGATCGTCGCCCTGACCGCCAACGCCATGTCCGAAGAACGCGAGCGCTGTCGGGTGGCGGGCATGAGCGACTACCTGGCCAAACCCTTTCGACGAGAGGAACTGGCCGCTTTGCTCGACCAGTGGATACCGGCTAGGACAGCGCTTTGA
- a CDS encoding MarR family winged helix-turn-helix transcriptional regulator, with protein sequence MNTVSADSLKLDSQLCFKLYAASRAVIRGYKPMLDKLGLTYPQYLAMLVLWEWQEAAPEQPTVKALGERLALDSGTLTPLLKRLEQLQLVQRQRSARDEREVHLSLSPAGLALREQVGPLKARLLCDSGVDLNRLNELRDGLDQLLGQIKALS encoded by the coding sequence ATGAACACCGTGTCCGCCGACTCCCTGAAGCTCGACAGCCAGCTCTGCTTCAAGCTGTATGCCGCGTCCCGGGCGGTGATTCGTGGCTACAAGCCGATGCTCGATAAGCTCGGCCTGACCTACCCGCAATACCTGGCGATGCTGGTGTTGTGGGAATGGCAGGAAGCGGCCCCGGAGCAACCGACCGTCAAGGCCTTGGGCGAACGCCTGGCGCTGGACTCCGGCACGCTCACGCCGTTGCTCAAGCGGCTTGAGCAGTTGCAACTGGTCCAGCGTCAGCGTTCGGCGCGAGATGAGCGGGAAGTGCACTTGAGCCTGTCGCCAGCCGGCCTGGCCTTGCGCGAGCAGGTCGGGCCGCTGAAGGCGCGCCTCCTGTGCGACAGCGGTGTGGACCTGAATCGCCTGAATGAACTGCGCGATGGCCTTGATCAGTTGTTGGGGCAGATCAAAGCGCTGTCCTAG